CCCCCGCCGGCCAGAAAGCACTACTGGTCGCCCTGCGCCAGCGCGTCGCCCAACAACAACAAGTCGTCCAGGCATACAAAACCCGCGACGCGCAGATGGCGGCGATGCTGCGGTCGATGGCCTACGGCGGCCGCGGCGGTGGGGGCGCAGGAAGCGGCTCACCATTCGGCGGCGGCTCAGGCCTGTCGATGCCACAAAGCGGTGGTGGATTCGGGGGAATCCCTATGGGCGGGGGCGGGTTTGGTGGTAGCTCCAGAGGTGGCGGATCTGGTGGGCGACGACCGTCGCCCAGGATCGACACGGGCCGCGATATCCCTCCTGGTAGGGGTGGGCAGGCTGTGCAGGCGGCGTTGTCGAAGCTGGGCCGCCCGTATGTGTGGGGAGCCAAGGGCCCTTCAGTCTTTGACTGCTCGGGGCTCACGGGGTGGGCGTGGCGTCAAGCCGGCGTGCAGCTGGGGCCCGACACCTATACGCAAGTGAATCAGGGGGTGGCCGTGCCTCCTGGTGAGGTCCGCGCCGGTGATCTGATCTTTCCCAAGGCGTCCTATGACGGCCGCGGCCCGGGTCATGTCATGTTGGCGATCTCGT
This region of Mycolicibacterium gilvum genomic DNA includes:
- a CDS encoding C40 family peptidase, which gives rise to MSGGLVWVADTGFVSVGAVVAQVGEVLGRAYSLFGDPPASGQGPAAGSVIKLSGARELVGTSQAQMAPLSGQLATNYSTFAGGAGPALDTLAGNDRALSTQLDDAARSDRTGRTSSGGVVNGAAADTNGLAPFTNTPAGQKALLVALRQRVAQQQQVVQAYKTRDAQMAAMLRSMAYGGRGGGGAGSGSPFGGGSGLSMPQSGGGFGGIPMGGGGFGGSSRGGGSGGRRPSPRIDTGRDIPPGRGGQAVQAALSKLGRPYVWGAKGPSVFDCSGLTGWAWRQAGVQLGPDTYTQVNQGVAVPPGEVRAGDLIFPKASYDGRGPGHVMLAISSTQVVHAPQTGDVVRIAPMPPGFIARRPVAT